The following proteins are co-located in the Prionailurus viverrinus isolate Anna chromosome A1, UM_Priviv_1.0, whole genome shotgun sequence genome:
- the HAND1 gene encoding heart- and neural crest derivatives-expressed protein 1, protein MNLVGSYAHHHHHHHHHHPHPTHPMLHEPFLFGPASRCHQERPYFQSWLLSPADAAPDFPAGGPPPTAAAATAAYGPDARPGQSPARLEALGGRLGRRKGSGPKKERRRTESINSAFAELRECIPNVPADTKLSKIKTLRLATSYIAYLMDVLAKDAQAGDPEAFKAELKKADGGRESKRKRDLQQHEGFPPALGPGEKRIKGRTGWPQQVWALELNQ, encoded by the exons ATGAACCTCGTGGGCAGCTACgcacaccatcaccaccatcaccaccatcaccacccacACCCAACGCACCCCATGCTCCACGAACCCTTCCTCTTCGGCCCGGCCTCGCGCTGTCACCAGGAGCGGCCCTACTTCCAGAGCTGGCTGCTGAGCCCCGCTGACGCTGCCCCAGACTTCCCCGCCGGCGGGCCACCGCCCACAGCCGCGGCGGCCACCGCTGCCTACGGTCCGGACGCCAGGCCCGGCCAGAGCCCCGCGCGGCTGGAGGCGCTCGGCGGCCGGCTGGGCCGGCGGAAAGGCTCGGGACCCAAGAAGGAGCGGAGGCGCACTGAGAGCATTAACAGCGCGTTCGCAGAGCTGCGCGAGTGCATCCCCAACGTGCCTGCCGACACCAAGCTCTCCAAGATCAAGACGCTGCGCCTGGCCACCAGCTACATCGCCTATCTGATGGACGTGCTGGCCAAGGACGCTCAGGCCGGCGACCCCGAAGCCTTCAAGGCCGAACTCAAGAAGGCGGATGGCGGCCGCGAGAGCAAGCGGAAAAGGGATCTG CAGCAACACGAAGGCTTTCCTCCTGCCCTGGGCCCAGGAGAGAAGAGGATTAAAGGGCGCACAGGCTGGCCGCAGCAAGTCTGGGCGCTGGAGTTAAACCAGTGA